Proteins from a single region of Helicobacter pylori:
- the ligA gene encoding NAD-dependent DNA ligase LigA — translation MIKSQKEYLERIEYLNTLSHHYYNLDESIVSDAIYDELYQELKAYEEKNPSHIQANSPTQKVGAITTNSFNKNPHLMRMWSLDDVFNQNELQAWLQRILKAYPSASFVCSPKLDGVSLNLLYQHGKLVSATTRGNGLEGELVTHNAKHIANIPHSIAYNGEIEIRGEVIISKEDFDALNKERLDANEPLFASPRNAASGSLRQLDSEITKKRKLQFIPWGVGKHSLDFLSFKECLDFIVSLGFSAIQHLSLNKNHQEIEESYHTLIREREGFFALLDGMVIVVNELDIQKELGYTQKSPKFACAYKFPALEKHTKIVGVINQVGRSGAITPVALLEPVEIAGAMVTKATLHNYSEIEKKNIMLNDRVVVIRSGDVIPKIIKPLESYRDGSQHKIERPKVCPICSHELLCEEIFTYCQNLNCPARLKESLIHFASKDALNIQGLGDKVIEQLFEEKLIFNALDLYALKLEDLMRLDKFKIKKAQNLLDAILKSKNPPLWRLINALGIEHIGKGASKTLAKYGLNVLEKSEAEFLEMEGFGVEMARSLVNFYASNQEFIRSLFDLLNPKNSDMTKEKQESSSVFSHKTIVLTGTLSKPRQEYAQMLENLGAKISSSVSAKTDFLIVGENAGSKLALAQKHGVSVLNEEELLKHLKEEFD, via the coding sequence ATGATAAAAAGCCAAAAAGAATATTTAGAAAGAATTGAATATTTAAACACCCTATCGCACCATTATTACAACCTTGATGAGTCAATCGTAAGCGATGCGATCTATGATGAACTTTACCAAGAATTAAAAGCTTATGAAGAAAAAAACCCTAGCCACATTCAAGCCAATTCCCCTACCCAAAAAGTGGGGGCTATTACCACCAATTCGTTCAATAAAAACCCCCATTTAATGCGGATGTGGAGTTTAGATGATGTGTTCAATCAAAACGAATTGCAAGCGTGGTTGCAACGCATTTTAAAAGCCTATCCTAGCGCTTCGTTCGTGTGCTCGCCCAAACTTGATGGGGTTTCGCTCAATCTTTTGTATCAACATGGCAAGCTAGTGAGTGCGACCACTAGGGGTAATGGCTTAGAAGGAGAGCTTGTTACTCACAACGCTAAACACATCGCTAATATCCCCCATTCTATCGCTTATAATGGAGAAATAGAAATCAGGGGCGAAGTGATCATTTCTAAAGAGGATTTTGACGCTTTAAACAAAGAACGCCTAGACGCTAATGAACCCCTATTCGCTAGCCCTAGAAATGCCGCATCAGGGAGTTTGAGACAGCTTGATAGCGAAATCACTAAAAAGCGTAAATTGCAATTCATTCCTTGGGGCGTGGGCAAGCATTCTTTAGATTTCCTGAGCTTTAAGGAGTGTTTGGATTTTATCGTCTCGTTAGGTTTTAGCGCCATTCAACACTTAAGCCTAAACAAAAACCACCAAGAAATAGAAGAAAGTTACCACACCTTGATTAGAGAAAGGGAGGGCTTTTTTGCCCTTTTAGACGGCATGGTGATCGTTGTGAATGAATTGGATATTCAAAAGGAGCTAGGCTACACGCAAAAATCCCCCAAATTCGCTTGCGCTTATAAATTCCCGGCTCTAGAAAAACACACCAAAATTGTAGGAGTTATTAACCAAGTGGGGCGCAGCGGGGCAATCACACCGGTCGCTCTCTTAGAGCCTGTAGAAATCGCTGGGGCTATGGTTACTAAAGCGACCTTGCACAATTATTCTGAAATTGAAAAAAAGAATATCATGCTCAATGATAGGGTTGTTGTCATTAGAAGCGGCGATGTGATCCCTAAAATCATCAAACCTTTAGAATCTTATAGGGACGGCTCGCAACATAAAATTGAACGCCCCAAAGTTTGCCCTATATGTTCGCATGAACTTTTATGCGAAGAGATTTTTACTTATTGTCAAAACCTCAACTGCCCGGCAAGGTTGAAAGAAAGCTTGATTCATTTCGCTTCTAAAGACGCTTTAAACATTCAAGGATTGGGCGATAAAGTCATAGAGCAACTTTTTGAAGAAAAGCTCATTTTTAACGCCCTGGATTTGTATGCTTTAAAATTAGAAGATTTAATGCGGCTAGACAAATTTAAAATCAAAAAAGCTCAAAATCTATTGGACGCTATTTTAAAAAGCAAAAACCCTCCTTTATGGCGTTTGATTAACGCTTTAGGGATTGAGCATATTGGTAAGGGAGCGAGTAAAACGCTGGCTAAATACGGCTTAAATGTGTTAGAAAAAAGCGAAGCTGAGTTTTTAGAAATGGAAGGCTTTGGGGTGGAAATGGCGCGCTCTTTAGTCAATTTTTATGCGAGCAATCAGGAATTTATCCGATCGTTATTTGATTTGTTGAACCCTAAAAACAGCGATATGACCAAAGAAAAGCAAGAAAGCTCTTCTGTTTTCAGTCATAAAACGATTGTTTTAACCGGCACGCTTTCTAAACCACGGCAAGAATACGCTCAAATGTTAGAAAATTTAGGGGCAAAAATTTCTTCAAGCGTGAGCGCTAAAACCGATTTTTTAATCGTTGGAGAAAACGCCGGCTCAAAACTCGCTCTAGCACAAAAACATGGCGTGAGCGTTTTGAATGAAGAAGAATTGTTAAAACACCTTAAAGAAGAATTTGATTAA
- a CDS encoding ATP-binding cassette domain-containing protein — translation MISNISIHPKTMFKNALNIQDFSFKSHTSTAIIGTNGAGKSTLINTILGIRSDYNFKAQNNNIPYHDNVIPQRKQLGVVSNLFNYPPGLNANDLFKFYQFFHKNCTPNLFEKNLLNKTYEHLSDGQKQRLKIDLALSHHPQLIIMDEPETSLEQNALIRLSNLISLRNTQQLTSIIATHDPIVLDSCEWVLLLKNGNIAQYKPLNSILKSVAKTFNFKEKPTTKDLLALLKDI, via the coding sequence ATGATTTCTAACATCAGCATACACCCAAAAACCATGTTTAAAAACGCTTTAAATATACAAGATTTTTCATTTAAAAGTCATACTAGTACAGCCATTATTGGCACAAATGGTGCTGGAAAATCAACGCTTATCAACACTATTCTAGGCATTAGATCAGACTATAATTTTAAAGCACAAAACAATAATATTCCATACCACGACAATGTTATACCACAACGCAAGCAATTGGGAGTTGTCTCTAACCTATTCAACTATCCACCTGGATTAAACGCAAACGACCTTTTTAAATTCTATCAATTTTTTCACAAAAACTGCACTCCAAATCTATTTGAAAAAAATCTTTTGAATAAAACCTACGAACACCTAAGCGATGGACAAAAACAGCGCTTAAAAATTGACTTAGCTCTTAGCCACCACCCCCAATTAATTATTATGGATGAACCAGAAACCAGTTTAGAGCAAAACGCTCTTATAAGACTATCAAATCTCATAAGCTTGCGCAACACCCAACAACTTACAAGTATCATCGCCACTCATGATCCTATTGTCTTAGATAGTTGCGAATGGGTATTGCTCCTTAAGAATGGCAACATTGCTCAATACAAACCTTTAAATTCTATATTAAAATCTGTAGCTAAAACTTTTAACTTTAAAGAA